The proteins below come from a single Aegilops tauschii subsp. strangulata cultivar AL8/78 chromosome 6, Aet v6.0, whole genome shotgun sequence genomic window:
- the LOC109784367 gene encoding lecithin-cholesterol acyltransferase-like 1, translating to MARSRGGGDERRWRKQLRHARIGRGSAVGSPEQMGRFVEALERIGYRDGQNLFGAPYDLRYAAPVLGLPSREFSMFCGNLTALVEHASSKNRGKPVVLVSHSQCGQFALEFLSRSPPAWRRRLVKHFFMASTGTGGIVGLASKDGGDVMSTRRVRRSFASAFDALPSPTVFGDETPLVVTRARDYTARDMPEFLSAIGLPESAVGLYLSRALPVALNLRAPLVPMTCINGVGVATLEKLVYWDSELDKDPEVVYGDGDGAVNLAGILALDTVIGHDPAQRGCYRSIKMANTTHAGVVSDGLAVDRLIDEIHEANRATETCVLATSGHSTI from the exons ATGGCGCGCTCGAGGGGCGGCGGTGAtgagaggaggtggaggaagcAACTGCGGCACGCGAGGATAGGCCGGGGAAGCGCCGTCGGATCTCCGGAGCAAATGGGGAG GTTCGTGGAGGCGTTGGAACGGATCGGGTACAGAGACGGCCAGAACCTCTTCGGCGCTCCGTACGACCTCCGGTACGCAGCCCCCGTGCTGGGGCTGCCGAGCAGGGAGTTCTCTATGTTCTGCGGGAACCTCACGGCGCTCGTGGAGCACGCGAGTAGCAAGAACAGGGGCAAGCCGGTCGTCCTCGTGTCGCACAGCCAATGCGGCCAGTTCGCGCTCGAGTTCCTCAGCCGGAGCCCCCCGGCGTGGCGCCGGAGGCTCGTCAAGCACTTCTTCATGGCCTCCACGGGCACCGGCGGGATCGTG GGGCTCGCCTCCAAGGACGGCGGCGACGTCATGTCGACGAGGCGCGTCAGGAGGAGCTTCGCGTCTGCGTTCGATGCGCTGCCGTCGCCCACGGTCTTCGGCGACGAGACGCCTCTGGTCGTCACGCGGGCCAGGGACTACACCGCGCGCGACATGCCGGAGTTCCTCTCGGCGATCGGGCTGCCGGAGTCCGCCGTGGGCCTGTACCTGTCGCGGGCGCTGCCGGTGGCGCTCAACCTGAGAGCGCCGCTGGTGCCCATGACGTGCATCAACGGCGTCGGCGTGGCGACCCTGGAGAAGCTGGTGTACTGGGACAGCGAACTCGACAAGGATCCCGAGGTGGTgtacggcgacggcgacggggcgGTCAATCTGGCCGGCATACTTGCGCTCGACACGGTCATCGGTCATGATCCGGCGCAGCGTGGATGCTACAGATCTATCAAGATGGCCAACACGACCCACGCCGGCGTCGTCTCGGACGGTCTCGCCGTTGACCGTTTGATCGATGAGATTCATGAAGCAAATCGCGCCACCGAGACTTGTGTGCTAGCTACTTCTGGCCACTCTACAATATGA